The following proteins come from a genomic window of Paucimonas lemoignei:
- the rluC gene encoding pseudouridine synthase RluD, with product MTTTTPPTPGVQLVEVAPEYAGQRIDNYLVTFLKGVPKTLIYRILRKGEVRVNKGRIKPEYKLQAGDIIRVPPVRVPERDAPVPVAQGLLQRLEAAIVYEDKALIVLNKPAGIAVHGGSGLNFGVIEAFRQMRPDAKELELVHRLDRDTSGLLMIAKKRSMLRHLHEALRGDGVDKRYMALVRGHWDTSQKRINAPLLKSNLRSGERMVEVNDEGKEALTLFKVLRRFSDFATLVEAKPVTGRTHQIRVHTLHAGHAIAGDTKYGDEDFSREIRDLGGKRLFLHAYMLTVPMQDGSELKLQAPVDEMWAKTVERLSAP from the coding sequence ATGACGACTACCACACCCCCAACCCCCGGCGTCCAGCTGGTTGAGGTTGCGCCGGAATATGCCGGTCAACGCATCGATAATTATCTTGTCACTTTCCTCAAAGGCGTGCCCAAGACCTTGATCTACCGTATTTTGCGCAAAGGCGAAGTGCGGGTGAACAAAGGGCGGATCAAGCCCGAGTACAAGTTGCAGGCAGGCGACATCATTCGTGTCCCGCCTGTGCGCGTGCCCGAGCGCGATGCGCCGGTGCCGGTGGCCCAGGGTCTCTTGCAGCGCCTGGAAGCGGCAATTGTCTATGAGGACAAGGCACTCATCGTGCTGAACAAGCCTGCCGGTATTGCGGTGCATGGCGGCAGTGGCCTGAACTTCGGTGTGATCGAAGCCTTCCGGCAAATGCGCCCGGATGCCAAGGAGCTGGAGCTGGTGCATCGGCTTGACCGTGACACCTCCGGCCTGTTGATGATCGCCAAGAAGCGCAGCATGTTGCGCCATTTGCACGAAGCCTTGCGTGGCGACGGCGTCGACAAGCGCTACATGGCGCTGGTCCGCGGGCATTGGGATACCTCGCAGAAGCGCATCAACGCGCCGCTGCTCAAAAGCAATCTGCGTTCCGGCGAACGCATGGTCGAGGTCAATGACGAAGGCAAGGAGGCGCTGACCCTCTTCAAGGTCCTGCGTCGCTTCAGTGATTTCGCCACCCTGGTCGAGGCCAAGCCGGTCACCGGGCGTACTCACCAGATCCGGGTGCATACTCTGCACGCCGGGCATGCCATCGCCGGTGATACCAAATATGGTGATGAGGATTTCAGTCGCGAGATTCGCGACCTGGGTGGCAAGCGCCTGTTCCTGCACGCTTACATGCTGACCGTTCCCATGCAGGACGGCAGCGAGCTTAAATTGCAGGCCCCTGTCGATGAGATGTGGGCCAAGACCGTGGAGCGTTTGAGTGCGCCGTGA
- the ppaX_3 gene encoding HAD family hydrolase, which translates to MRRDVGPSGYELLIFDWDGTLADSICRIVQAMRVAAERSGRPVRDDLAIKGIIGLGLPEAIRTLYPDIAGGDLIDFRQHYADSYMAMDNDVPSPLFEGVLESIEGFRAQGYKLAVATGKARRGLDRVLKAHGWIDYFDITRAADETASKPDPLMLHEILQHCGVQPERALMVGDSSFDLLMARNAGMDSVAVGYGAQTLDSLREYEPRLAIERFPELRAWLGERSGQSSLLG; encoded by the coding sequence GTGCGCCGTGATGTCGGGCCGTCTGGCTATGAATTGTTGATTTTCGATTGGGACGGCACCCTGGCCGACTCCATCTGTCGTATCGTCCAGGCCATGCGAGTGGCTGCCGAGCGCAGTGGCAGGCCGGTGCGTGATGACCTTGCTATCAAAGGCATCATTGGTCTGGGCTTGCCTGAGGCCATTCGCACGCTCTACCCGGATATTGCCGGCGGCGACCTCATCGATTTTCGTCAGCACTACGCCGATAGCTATATGGCGATGGATAACGACGTGCCGTCGCCGCTGTTTGAGGGTGTGCTGGAATCCATCGAAGGGTTCCGTGCTCAGGGTTACAAACTGGCGGTCGCCACCGGCAAGGCGCGTCGCGGTCTGGACCGGGTACTCAAGGCCCATGGCTGGATCGATTATTTCGATATCACCCGGGCAGCAGACGAAACGGCCAGCAAGCCTGATCCTTTGATGCTGCACGAGATCCTTCAGCATTGCGGCGTCCAGCCGGAGCGGGCGCTGATGGTGGGGGATTCGTCGTTCGATCTGCTGATGGCGCGCAATGCCGGCATGGATTCGGTGGCGGTCGGTTACGGTGCGCAGACGCTGGATTCGTTGCGCGAGTATGAGCCGCGCCTGGCGATTGAACGTTTTCCCGAGCTGCGTGCCTGGTTAGGTGAGCGCAGTGGTCAGTCTTCGTTGTTGGGGTAA